From a region of the Buchnera aphidicola (Aphis fabae) genome:
- the topA gene encoding type I DNA topoisomerase has product MCKSLVIVESPVKAKTINQYLGDKYIVKSSIGHVRDLLNNQSKKRKKTKSSFLEHHEKKLLIQQMGIDPYKNWNVEYHILPGKEKIINELKNIANKVDRIYLATDLDREGEAIAWHLKEVIGGDSSKFIRVVFNEITQHSIEKAFQNTGQINMNRVYAQQARRFMDRIVGYMISPLLWKKICRGLSAGRVQSVAVRIVVEREDEIKNFISKEYWKLNISFNLFEKKNIIMEVTHYKNKILILNNEKEVNLIIEKLKNQSFFITDIKDKILYRKPPAPFITSTLQQASSLHLGFSVKKTMFLAQKLYEEGYITYMRTDSCFLSDYAIKKVRNYIKNYYGINFLPKTSNIYLNKQNSQEAHEAIRPTNIEITDINQNKMNPDAIKLYKLIWNQFIACQMKPEKYKSIIIKVILDKFKLQTSGNIILFEGWTKVLKKQKLTKYQFSEFKIGNALVIEKFLPTQMFTKPSPRFNEASLVRELEKKGIGRPSTYANIITKIKDKGYLKVEKNKFYATKIGAILIAQLKKCFTDLVDYNFTARMEKKLDQISDNKISWKNVLDMFFKNFLKQFEQAKKPLENGGMANNITILTDINCANCNKKMGIKTAITGVFLSCSGYNLKSTERCKYTINLIALNDFNLTKKNNITKNELKRKCEKCNSVMDDYLINENLKIYICSNSPICTIYYIEQGKFKSSFNLSKTLCCEKCENNMLLKIGKFGKFFMCVNKECKNTRKILPNGEISQPKLEPIPFPDILCSKSNAWFVLREGISGVFFAAHTFPKSRETRSPFVEELAQFKHLLPKKLHYLADAPKIDEKGNKAIICFDKLNKKQYVASKKEGKFTGWSAFFIKNKWLISNK; this is encoded by the coding sequence ATGTGTAAATCTTTAGTTATAGTTGAATCACCAGTGAAAGCAAAAACCATAAATCAATATTTAGGTGATAAATATATAGTTAAATCTAGTATTGGTCATGTTCGAGACTTGTTAAATAATCAATCTAAAAAAAGAAAAAAAACTAAAAGTTCTTTTTTAGAACATCATGAAAAAAAACTTTTAATTCAACAAATGGGAATTGATCCATATAAAAATTGGAATGTTGAATATCACATTTTACCTGGTAAAGAGAAAATTATTAATGAATTAAAAAATATTGCTAATAAAGTTGATCGTATATATCTTGCTACAGATTTAGATCGAGAAGGAGAAGCAATAGCTTGGCATTTAAAAGAAGTAATTGGAGGTGATTCCTCTAAATTTATTCGTGTAGTGTTTAATGAAATAACCCAACATTCAATTGAAAAAGCTTTTCAAAATACGGGTCAAATTAATATGAACCGAGTTTATGCACAGCAAGCTCGTAGATTTATGGATCGAATTGTAGGGTATATGATTTCTCCTTTATTATGGAAAAAAATTTGTAGAGGTTTATCCGCAGGTCGAGTTCAATCAGTAGCTGTGAGAATTGTTGTAGAACGAGAAGATGAAATAAAAAACTTTATATCAAAAGAATATTGGAAATTAAATATTAGTTTTAATTTATTTGAAAAAAAAAACATTATTATGGAAGTTACACATTATAAAAATAAAATACTTATTTTAAATAATGAAAAAGAAGTTAATTTAATAATTGAAAAACTTAAAAATCAATCTTTTTTTATTACTGATATAAAAGATAAAATTTTATATAGAAAACCTCCTGCTCCTTTTATTACATCTACTTTACAACAAGCATCTAGTCTTCATTTAGGATTTAGCGTAAAAAAAACTATGTTTTTAGCACAAAAGTTATATGAAGAAGGATATATAACTTATATGAGAACTGATTCTTGTTTCTTAAGTGATTACGCAATTAAAAAAGTAAGAAATTATATAAAAAATTACTATGGTATTAATTTTTTACCTAAAACATCTAATATATATTTAAATAAACAAAATTCTCAAGAAGCACATGAAGCAATACGTCCTACAAATATAGAAATAACTGATATTAATCAAAATAAAATGAATCCTGATGCTATTAAATTATATAAATTAATTTGGAATCAATTTATAGCTTGCCAAATGAAACCAGAAAAATATAAATCTATTATAATAAAAGTAATATTAGATAAATTTAAATTACAAACATCTGGAAATATAATACTTTTTGAAGGTTGGACAAAAGTATTAAAAAAACAAAAGTTAACTAAATATCAATTCTCTGAATTTAAGATAGGTAATGCATTAGTTATAGAAAAATTCTTACCAACTCAGATGTTTACTAAACCATCCCCTAGATTTAATGAAGCATCATTAGTTCGAGAATTAGAAAAAAAAGGCATTGGAAGACCTTCTACTTACGCAAATATAATAACAAAAATAAAAGATAAAGGGTATTTAAAAGTTGAAAAAAATAAATTTTATGCTACAAAAATAGGTGCAATTCTTATTGCTCAATTAAAAAAATGTTTTACTGATTTAGTTGACTATAATTTTACTGCTCGTATGGAAAAAAAACTTGATCAAATTTCTGATAATAAAATTTCTTGGAAAAACGTACTTGACATGTTTTTTAAAAATTTTTTAAAACAATTTGAACAAGCAAAAAAACCTCTAGAAAATGGTGGAATGGCAAATAATATAACTATTCTAACAGATATTAATTGTGCTAATTGTAATAAAAAAATGGGAATTAAAACTGCTATTACAGGTGTGTTTTTAAGTTGTTCAGGATATAATTTAAAATCTACAGAACGTTGCAAATATACTATAAATTTAATTGCATTAAATGATTTTAATTTAACAAAAAAAAATAATATCACTAAAAATGAATTAAAAAGAAAATGTGAAAAATGTAATTCAGTAATGGATGATTATTTAATTAATGAAAATTTAAAAATTTATATTTGTAGTAATAGTCCTATATGTACAATTTATTATATAGAACAAGGTAAGTTTAAAAGTTCTTTTAATTTATCTAAAACTTTATGTTGTGAAAAATGTGAAAATAATATGTTGTTAAAAATAGGAAAATTTGGTAAATTTTTTATGTGTGTAAATAAAGAATGTAAAAACACAAGAAAAATTCTTCCTAATGGTGAAATATCACAACCTAAATTAGAACCTATTCCATTTCCGGATATATTATGTTCTAAATCTAATGCATGGTTTGTTTTAAGAGAAGGAATATCTGGTGTGTTTTTTGCTGCTCATACTTTTCCTAAATCACGAGAAACAAGATCTCCTTTTGTAGAAGAATTAGCTCAGTTTAAACATTTATTACCTAAAAAATTACATTATTTAGCTGATGCTCCGAAAATAGATGAAAAAGGAAATAAAGCTATAATTTGCTTTGATAAATTAAATAAAAAACAATATGTTGCTTCAAAAAAAGAAGGTAAATTTACAGGCTGGTCAGCATTTTTTATTAAAAATAAATGGTTGATTTCTAACAAATAA
- a CDS encoding inositol monophosphatase family protein, whose protein sequence is MHPMLNIAIRAIRKGGNIIVQNYDTQKFIKEDFEKKQHFIKKVMYKTYQVMSEIIYKYYPSHIIIKKNTNYIVNEKKILWILNELDGKKNFIKNFPHFCISIAVIIKKNTEISVIYDPIKNDLFTSVRGQGSQLNGYRTRCNNMNTLSDMIISTNLPCQETQSQSYFEIYKKLTLSGISFRYTGSTLLDLAYVSSGKIDCLILNYNLLNATNFIAGQLQARESGCLTSNFQEKSINFFLNLTSSPKFIKLITEKIR, encoded by the coding sequence ATGCATCCCATGTTAAATATTGCAATTCGTGCAATTCGAAAAGGAGGGAATATTATTGTACAAAATTACGATACTCAAAAATTTATTAAAGAAGATTTTGAAAAAAAACAACATTTTATTAAAAAAGTTATGTATAAAACATATCAAGTAATGAGTGAAATTATTTATAAATATTATCCAAGTCATATTATTATTAAAAAAAATACTAATTATATAGTAAATGAAAAAAAAATATTATGGATTTTAAATGAATTAGATGGTAAAAAAAATTTTATTAAAAATTTTCCACATTTTTGTATATCAATAGCTGTGATAATAAAAAAAAACACAGAAATATCAGTAATATATGATCCTATAAAAAATGATTTATTTACTTCTGTAAGAGGCCAAGGATCACAATTAAATGGGTATCGTACTCGATGTAATAATATGAACACTTTAAGTGATATGATAATATCAACAAATTTACCATGTCAAGAAACACAGTCTCAATCTTATTTTGAGATATATAAAAAGTTAACTCTATCTGGTATTTCATTTAGATATACTGGATCTACTTTACTTGATTTAGCATATGTATCTTCTGGAAAAATAGATTGTTTAATTCTTAATTATAATTTATTAAACGCTACCAATTTTATTGCCGGGCAATTACAAGCAAGAGAATCTGGATGCTTAACAAGTAATTTTCAAGAAAAAAGTATTAATTTTTTTTTAAACTTAACTAGTAGTCCTAAATTTATTAAATTAATTACTGAAAAAATACGTTAA
- the rlmN gene encoding 23S rRNA (adenine(2503)-C(2))-methyltransferase RlmN, with protein MDTNINSNVFHSKINLLNLSPKKIQSLLISIGAKNFTSNQIMKWIYNHNCYDFNKMLNISKNIRRKLHHISCISISNFSEEKISSDGTIKWITSLNNQKIETVYIPEKKRSTLCISSQIGCALKCDFCATGKQGFNRNLTASEIISQILQAKKKLKDKKLTNIVFMGMGEPLLNLNNVVTALKIILDKNGFGISKRRITLSTSGIIPAIDKLSQKIDINLAISLHASNNDIRSLIMPINKKYNIEALLRSVSRYLKNSNANRNGVTIEYVMLQNINDSIKNAEELAYILKKIPSKINLIPWNSFKNSNFISSTINRINIFANILRKKGFSTTIRKNRGKDINAACGQLTGNIINRIKKHL; from the coding sequence ATGGATACAAATATCAATTCAAATGTTTTTCATTCTAAAATAAATTTATTAAATTTAAGTCCTAAAAAAATTCAATCATTGCTAATATCTATTGGAGCAAAAAATTTTACTTCCAATCAAATTATGAAATGGATTTATAATCATAATTGTTATGATTTTAATAAAATGTTAAATATTAGTAAAAATATTAGAAGAAAATTACATCATATTTCTTGTATAAGCATATCAAATTTTTCAGAAGAAAAAATATCTTCTGATGGTACAATAAAATGGATCACATCTTTAAATAATCAGAAAATAGAAACAGTTTATATACCAGAAAAAAAACGTTCTACTCTGTGTATTTCATCACAAATTGGTTGTGCTTTAAAATGTGATTTTTGCGCTACAGGTAAACAAGGATTTAATAGAAATTTAACAGCATCTGAAATTATTTCTCAAATTTTACAAGCTAAAAAAAAATTAAAAGATAAAAAATTAACTAATATAGTATTTATGGGAATGGGTGAACCATTATTAAATTTAAATAATGTTGTTACAGCATTAAAAATTATTTTAGATAAAAATGGTTTTGGAATATCTAAACGTCGAATTACTTTATCCACTTCAGGAATTATACCTGCAATAGATAAGTTAAGTCAAAAAATTGATATTAATTTAGCCATTTCTTTACATGCTTCAAATAATGACATTAGAAGTCTTATTATGCCGATTAATAAAAAATATAATATTGAAGCTCTTTTAAGATCAGTATCTCGATACTTAAAAAATTCTAATGCAAATCGAAACGGAGTTACTATAGAGTATGTAATGCTTCAAAACATTAATGATTCTATTAAAAATGCTGAAGAATTAGCTTATATTTTAAAAAAAATACCTAGTAAAATAAATCTTATTCCTTGGAACTCTTTTAAAAATTCAAATTTTATATCTAGTACTATAAATAGAATTAATATTTTTGCAAATATTTTAAGAAAAAAAGGATTTAGTACAACAATTCGAAAAAATAGAGGAAAAGATATTAATGCTGCTTGTGGTCAATTAACAGGAAATATAATTAATCGTATTAAAAAACATTTATAA
- the ispG gene encoding flavodoxin-dependent (E)-4-hydroxy-3-methylbut-2-enyl-diphosphate synthase, translated as MNKYKTINRRKSDRIYVGNVPIGNNAPISVQSMTNTKTTDIVNTINQINQLKKVGVDIVRISIPTTEAAEAFKIIKKRVKIPLIADIHFDYRLAIKSIEYGADCLRINPGNIGKKRKVNEIVSCAKYNNIPIRIGINSGSLEHDILKKYKSPIPEALVESAIRNVEYLDSLNFNQFKVSVKASDVFSAVQANKILAKKITQPIHIGITESGSLRNGTVKSSIGIASLLSDGIGDTLRISLAAHPVEEVKVGYDILKVLGIRFRGINFIACPTCSRQEFDVIKVVEELEKKLEDIETSMDVSIIGCVVNGIGEAKMSTLGITGGYKTSGLYKDGIRQKNKLNNKNIVQELEMHIRKKSNELKKFRTINENDI; from the coding sequence ATGAATAAATATAAAACTATTAATAGAAGAAAATCTGATCGTATTTATGTAGGCAATGTACCTATTGGAAATAATGCACCTATTTCTGTACAGTCTATGACTAATACAAAAACAACAGATATTGTAAATACAATTAATCAAATTAATCAATTAAAAAAAGTTGGAGTTGATATTGTAAGAATTTCTATTCCTACAACAGAAGCAGCAGAAGCATTTAAAATAATTAAAAAAAGAGTAAAAATTCCACTAATAGCCGATATACATTTTGATTATAGATTAGCTATAAAATCTATAGAATATGGTGCTGATTGTTTAAGAATTAATCCTGGGAATATTGGAAAAAAAAGAAAAGTGAATGAAATAGTTAGTTGCGCTAAATATAATAATATTCCAATTAGAATAGGTATAAATTCTGGCTCATTAGAACATGATATACTAAAAAAATATAAATCTCCTATTCCAGAAGCTTTAGTGGAATCTGCTATAAGAAATGTAGAATATTTAGATAGTTTAAATTTTAATCAATTTAAAGTTAGTGTCAAAGCATCTGATGTTTTTTCTGCGGTTCAAGCTAATAAAATATTAGCAAAAAAAATTACACAACCCATACATATTGGAATAACAGAATCAGGAAGTTTACGTAATGGAACAGTTAAATCATCCATTGGAATCGCTTCGTTATTGTCAGACGGTATTGGCGATACTTTAAGAATTTCTTTAGCAGCTCATCCTGTTGAAGAAGTAAAGGTAGGTTATGATATTTTAAAAGTTTTAGGTATTAGATTCCGAGGAATTAATTTTATCGCATGTCCTACTTGTTCACGACAAGAATTTGATGTTATTAAAGTAGTGGAAGAATTAGAAAAAAAGTTAGAAGATATTGAAACTTCTATGGATGTGTCTATTATTGGATGTGTTGTAAATGGTATAGGAGAAGCTAAAATGTCTACTTTAGGAATAACAGGAGGATATAAAACAAGTGGATTATATAAAGATGGTATACGTCAAAAAAATAAATTAAATAATAAAAATATAGTGCAAGAATTAGAAATGCATATTCGTAAAAAATCAAATGAATTAAAAAAATTTCGGACTATAAATGAAAATGATATCTAA
- the hisS gene encoding histidine--tRNA ligase, which yields MNKKTNSIRGMNDYFSEDLDIWNKLEKIFKQVLNSYAYEEIRLPILEKTEIFQRAIGNVTDIIEKEMYSFNDKKGNSLTLRPEGTVGCVRAIIQNNLLYKKKLKFWYLGPMFRYERPQKGRHRQFYQLGAEVFGVSSIDIDLEVILLTNRLWKILGINLNMILEINSIGSQIDRIKYQKELVLFLEKHKSFLDKESKQRLYSHPFRILDSKNLDIQHILTKAPLLNNYINTKSLNQFNNLCYMINLYGIKYKYNPNLIRGLDYYNDTVFEWKTDQIGAQNTICAGGRYNSLIQELGGVKTSAIGFAIGIERLILLIKSLNIFSIKTEKINIYIIFIGEENKVHAMHLSEEIRDIYPELKIFVNFSNLSLSKKIKHAVESLSRIAILIGTNEIKKKCYLIKELETKKEFYLFKSELMLKINNIFKK from the coding sequence GTGAATAAAAAAACTAATTCAATTAGAGGAATGAATGATTATTTTTCTGAGGATTTGGATATTTGGAATAAATTAGAAAAAATTTTTAAACAGGTATTAAATAGTTATGCTTATGAAGAAATCAGACTTCCTATATTAGAAAAAACAGAAATTTTTCAAAGAGCTATTGGTAATGTTACAGATATTATAGAAAAAGAAATGTATTCATTTAATGATAAAAAAGGAAATAGTTTAACTTTACGGCCTGAAGGAACTGTAGGCTGCGTGCGAGCTATAATACAAAATAATTTATTATATAAAAAAAAATTAAAATTTTGGTATTTAGGACCTATGTTTAGATATGAACGACCTCAAAAGGGACGACATCGTCAATTCTATCAACTAGGTGCAGAAGTTTTTGGAGTAAGTTCAATCGATATTGACTTAGAAGTAATCTTATTAACAAATCGTTTATGGAAAATTCTTGGTATTAATTTGAATATGATTTTAGAAATAAATTCAATTGGTTCTCAAATAGATCGTATTAAATATCAAAAAGAACTAGTTTTATTTCTTGAAAAACATAAATCTTTTTTAGATAAAGAATCTAAACAACGTTTATATTCTCATCCATTTCGGATTTTAGACTCTAAAAATTTAGATATACAACACATATTAACAAAAGCTCCATTATTAAATAATTATATTAATACAAAATCATTAAATCAATTTAATAATTTATGTTATATGATTAATTTATATGGTATTAAATATAAATATAATCCTAACTTAATACGAGGATTAGATTATTATAATGATACTGTATTTGAATGGAAAACTGATCAAATAGGAGCGCAAAATACTATTTGTGCTGGAGGTAGATATAATTCCTTGATCCAAGAACTAGGAGGAGTAAAAACTTCAGCAATAGGATTTGCTATAGGAATTGAGCGTTTAATTTTATTAATAAAATCATTAAATATTTTTTCTATAAAAACAGAAAAAATAAATATTTATATTATTTTTATAGGAGAAGAAAATAAAGTTCACGCCATGCATTTATCAGAAGAAATAAGAGATATTTATCCTGAACTAAAAATATTTGTAAATTTTTCAAATTTAAGTCTTTCAAAAAAAATTAAACATGCTGTGGAGTCATTGTCTCGGATTGCTATTTTAATAGGTACAAATGAAATTAAAAAAAAATGTTATTTAATAAAAGAATTAGAAACAAAAAAAGAATTTTATCTTTTTAAAAGTGAATTAATGCTGAAAATTAATAATATATTTAAAAAATGA
- the glyA gene encoding serine hydroxymethyltransferase: protein MFNKQIEFKKYDPELWISMCKEKKRQENHIELIASENYASTYVMYAQGSQLTNKYAEGYPGKRYYGGCEHVDVIEQLAIDRAKKLFNADYANVQPHSGSQANFSVYTALLTPGDMILGLKLSHGGHLTHGASVNFSGKLYKAITYGVDQNGDINYKEIYQLAKKYRPKMIIGGFSAYSGICDWSKMRNIADEINAYLVVDISHVAGLVATQLYPNPIDYAHVVTSTTHKTLAGPRGGIILAKHGNNTLYNKLDLSVFPGGQGGPLMHVIAGKAIAFKEALEPNFKEYQKQILINAKTMVQIFLKEKYEIVSGNTFNHLFLINLTNKKITGKDADIALGKANITVNKNTIPNDIRSPFITSGIRIGTPAVTRRGFKELEVSQVALWIISILNDIQNTKNIFKIKNKVLELCAKYPVYI, encoded by the coding sequence ATGTTTAATAAACAGATAGAATTTAAAAAATATGATCCAGAATTGTGGATATCTATGTGTAAAGAAAAAAAAAGACAAGAAAATCACATAGAGTTAATTGCATCAGAAAATTATGCTAGTACTTATGTGATGTATGCTCAAGGTTCTCAATTAACTAATAAATATGCAGAGGGTTATCCAGGAAAACGATATTATGGTGGTTGTGAACATGTAGATGTTATAGAACAATTAGCAATTGATCGTGCAAAGAAATTATTTAATGCTGATTATGCAAATGTTCAACCTCATTCAGGATCTCAAGCTAATTTTTCAGTTTATACAGCACTTTTAACACCTGGAGATATGATTTTAGGACTTAAATTATCTCATGGAGGTCATCTAACACATGGTGCTTCTGTGAATTTTTCAGGTAAATTATATAAAGCCATTACATACGGAGTAGATCAAAACGGAGATATTAATTACAAAGAAATATATCAACTAGCAAAAAAATATCGACCTAAAATGATAATTGGTGGATTTTCTGCATATTCTGGTATTTGCGATTGGTCTAAAATGCGTAATATTGCAGATGAAATCAATGCTTATTTAGTTGTTGATATATCTCATGTTGCTGGATTAGTTGCTACACAACTTTATCCAAATCCAATAGATTATGCTCATGTTGTAACTAGTACTACACATAAAACATTAGCAGGACCTCGAGGAGGAATTATTCTTGCTAAACATGGAAACAATACATTGTATAATAAATTAGATTTATCTGTTTTTCCGGGTGGACAAGGTGGACCACTTATGCATGTAATTGCAGGAAAAGCAATTGCTTTTAAAGAAGCATTAGAACCAAATTTTAAAGAATATCAAAAACAAATATTAATAAATGCTAAAACTATGGTTCAAATATTTTTAAAAGAAAAATATGAAATTGTTTCAGGAAATACTTTTAATCATTTATTTTTAATAAATTTAACAAATAAAAAAATTACAGGTAAAGATGCCGATATTGCTTTAGGAAAAGCTAATATTACTGTAAATAAAAATACAATTCCTAATGATATCAGAAGTCCTTTTATTACTTCAGGAATACGTATTGGAACACCTGCAGTTACAAGAAGAGGTTTTAAAGAACTAGAAGTGTCGCAAGTTGCATTGTGGATTATAAGTATTTTGAATGATATTCAAAACACAAAAAACATTTTCAAAATAAAAAATAAAGTGTTAGAACTTTGTGCTAAATATCCTGTTTATATTTAA
- the bioD gene encoding dethiobiotin synthase — MTKKFFITGTDTNIGKTTISGILLKKASNYGYKTAGYKPISSGVKKYKNIASNIIQNKYQFINEDAYILQKNSSVFLTYKEINPISFIENAPPNILNLINKKKIEKKNLSLGLKKIAIKSNWILIEGAGGWHTPISNKYTFSDWVKEEKLKVILIIGIKLGCINHAILTEKSILSDNLICSGWIANNIFPSNKYTSYYIQTLLDYIKSPLLGIVPYLKNTNEIKINKIKIKLPE; from the coding sequence ATGACAAAAAAATTTTTTATTACTGGTACTGATACAAATATAGGAAAAACTACTATAAGTGGTATTTTATTAAAAAAAGCGAGTAATTATGGTTATAAAACAGCAGGTTATAAACCAATATCTTCTGGGGTAAAAAAATATAAAAATATAGCGTCTAATATTATACAAAATAAATATCAATTTATTAATGAAGATGCTTATATTTTACAAAAAAACAGTTCTGTTTTTTTAACTTATAAAGAAATTAATCCAATTTCATTTATTGAAAACGCTCCACCGAATATATTAAATCTTATAAATAAAAAAAAAATAGAAAAAAAAAATTTATCTTTAGGTTTAAAAAAAATTGCTATAAAATCTAATTGGATTTTAATCGAAGGTGCTGGTGGATGGCATACACCTATATCAAATAAATATACTTTTTCAGATTGGGTAAAAGAAGAAAAATTAAAAGTTATTTTAATTATAGGAATAAAATTAGGATGTATTAATCATGCTATTTTAACTGAAAAATCTATTCTTTCAGATAATTTAATATGTTCAGGATGGATTGCTAATAATATTTTTCCAAGTAATAAGTACACTTCATATTATATCCAAACTTTGTTAGATTATATTAAATCGCCGTTATTAGGAATAGTGCCTTATTTAAAAAATACAAATGAAATAAAAATTAATAAAATTAAAATTAAATTACCTGAATAA
- the bioB gene encoding biotin synthase BioB — MKQKWTLKDTKLLFNKPFFDLIFEAQKKHRENFNPNEIQISTLLSIKTGACPEDCKYCPQSARYKTGLKKEPLLELKQILKSAKHAKASGSTRFCMGAAWKNPHEKDIPYLEKIIKEVKKIGMETCMTLGTINNAQAEKLSNAGLDYYNHNLDTSADFYKKIITTRTYEERLKTLKVVRDSGMKICSGGIIGLGEKIQDRMELLMQLSNLSIQPESVPINMLVKIPGTPMENNLDVEPFDFIRVIAATRIMLPKSYIRLSAGRQEMNDQTQAMCFMAGANSIFYGCKLLTSNNPKEEHDLKLFKKLNLLPEYKKQHAIKENNFNLTASKLNKKKYYNAAI; from the coding sequence ATGAAACAAAAATGGACTCTAAAAGATACAAAATTATTGTTTAATAAGCCTTTTTTTGATCTTATTTTTGAAGCTCAAAAAAAACATCGTGAAAATTTTAATCCAAATGAAATACAAATTAGTACATTATTATCTATTAAAACTGGCGCATGTCCAGAAGATTGTAAATATTGTCCACAAAGTGCTAGATATAAAACAGGATTAAAAAAAGAACCATTATTAGAATTAAAACAAATTTTAAAATCTGCAAAACATGCTAAAGCTTCAGGTTCTACTCGTTTTTGTATGGGTGCCGCATGGAAAAATCCTCACGAAAAAGATATTCCATATTTAGAGAAAATTATTAAAGAAGTAAAAAAAATAGGTATGGAAACTTGTATGACTTTAGGAACTATTAATAATGCTCAAGCAGAAAAATTATCAAATGCAGGTTTAGATTATTATAATCATAATTTAGATACATCTGCTGATTTTTATAAAAAAATTATTACTACAAGAACATATGAAGAACGTTTAAAAACTTTAAAAGTAGTTCGTGATTCTGGAATGAAAATTTGCTCTGGAGGAATTATTGGTCTTGGAGAAAAAATACAAGATCGAATGGAATTACTAATGCAATTATCTAATCTTTCTATACAACCTGAAAGCGTTCCAATAAATATGTTAGTTAAAATACCAGGAACTCCGATGGAAAATAATTTAGATGTAGAACCATTTGATTTTATTAGAGTTATAGCAGCTACTCGTATAATGCTTCCAAAATCTTATATTCGGTTATCAGCCGGTAGACAAGAAATGAATGATCAAACACAAGCTATGTGTTTTATGGCTGGAGCAAATTCTATTTTTTATGGATGTAAATTATTAACTTCAAATAACCCAAAAGAAGAACATGATTTAAAACTTTTTAAAAAGTTAAATTTACTTCCTGAGTATAAAAAACAACATGCAATAAAAGAAAATAATTTTAATTTAACTGCTTCCAAGTTAAATAAAAAAAAATATTATAATGCTGCAATTTAA